The Saccharomonospora glauca K62 genome has a segment encoding these proteins:
- a CDS encoding DUF3830 family protein, with the protein MARHITISLDKRGVSCRARLLDAEAPRTCRAVWDALPRSGAAYHAKYARNEVYTLLPPFADPEPGRENPTVTPIPGDVVYFGFEAWEIGNPAYGYDEASAAHNARGATDLAIFYGRNNLLLNGDVGWVPGNVFATITEGLEEMAEAARDLWLRGVEGETLTFARA; encoded by the coding sequence ATGGCTCGCCACATCACCATCAGTCTGGACAAACGCGGGGTGTCCTGCCGCGCTCGCCTGCTCGACGCCGAGGCACCGAGGACGTGCCGAGCGGTGTGGGACGCCCTCCCCCGGAGCGGGGCGGCCTACCACGCGAAGTACGCCCGCAACGAGGTCTACACCCTCCTCCCGCCGTTCGCCGACCCCGAGCCCGGACGCGAGAACCCCACGGTGACGCCCATTCCCGGCGACGTCGTGTACTTCGGGTTCGAGGCTTGGGAGATCGGCAACCCCGCGTACGGCTACGACGAGGCCAGCGCGGCGCACAACGCGCGGGGTGCCACCGATCTCGCCATTTTCTACGGCCGCAACAACCTGTTGCTCAACGGGGACGTGGGCTGGGTTCCGGGGAACGTCTTCGCCACGATCACGGAAGGGCTGGAGGAGATGGCCGAGGCCGCACGAGATCTGTGGTTGCGAGGTGTCGAAGGGGAAACCCTGACGTTCGCCCGCGCCTGA
- a CDS encoding aspartate aminotransferase family protein encodes MAQLSPILKQATPVVVDHGEGAYLYDTSGRRHLDFTAGIGVTSTGHCHPRVVAAAREQIGKLIHGQYTTVMHKPLLELTERLGEVLPKGLDSLFFANSGSEAVEAALRLTRQATGRPNIIVFQGGFHGRTVAAASMTTSGTRFSAGFSPLMSGVHVAPFPYAFHYGWDERTATEFALRELDYLFATQTSPQETAAFFVEPMLGEGGYVPANPEFLAGLRRRADEHGILLVVDEIQTGFGRTGRFWGHEHFDVRPDVVLIAKGLASGFPLSAIAASKDLMGKAWPGSQGGTYGGNAVSCAAAVATLDVIRDENLVENAAARGRQLLDGAKAVGEKTPGIGDVRGLGLLVGSEFVTPDGKPDGATAQAVQKTAAEKGLLLLTCGAFMNVVRMIPPLVVTSEQVDEALEIWADTVASVTGDA; translated from the coding sequence ATGGCTCAGCTTTCCCCGATCCTCAAGCAGGCCACCCCGGTCGTCGTCGATCACGGCGAGGGCGCCTACCTCTACGACACGAGCGGACGCCGGCACCTCGACTTCACGGCGGGCATCGGTGTGACCAGCACCGGACACTGCCACCCGCGCGTGGTGGCCGCCGCGCGGGAACAGATCGGCAAACTGATCCACGGGCAGTACACCACCGTGATGCACAAGCCTCTGCTCGAACTGACCGAGCGGCTCGGCGAGGTGTTGCCGAAGGGTCTCGACTCCCTGTTCTTCGCCAACTCCGGCAGCGAGGCCGTCGAGGCCGCCCTCCGCCTGACACGGCAGGCCACCGGACGCCCCAACATCATCGTGTTCCAGGGCGGTTTCCACGGCCGCACGGTGGCCGCGGCGTCGATGACCACGTCCGGCACCCGCTTCAGCGCGGGCTTCTCGCCCCTCATGAGCGGCGTGCACGTGGCGCCCTTCCCGTACGCCTTCCACTACGGCTGGGACGAACGGACGGCCACGGAGTTCGCACTGCGCGAGCTGGACTACCTGTTCGCCACGCAGACCTCGCCGCAGGAGACGGCCGCGTTCTTCGTCGAACCCATGCTGGGCGAGGGCGGCTACGTCCCCGCCAACCCCGAGTTCCTGGCGGGCCTGCGGCGCCGCGCCGACGAGCACGGCATCCTCCTCGTCGTCGACGAGATCCAGACCGGCTTCGGGCGCACCGGCCGGTTCTGGGGTCACGAACACTTCGACGTCCGCCCCGACGTCGTGCTCATCGCGAAGGGACTCGCCAGTGGCTTCCCGCTGTCGGCCATCGCCGCTTCGAAGGACCTCATGGGCAAGGCATGGCCGGGCTCGCAGGGCGGGACCTACGGCGGCAACGCCGTGTCGTGCGCGGCGGCCGTCGCCACCCTCGACGTCATCCGCGACGAGAACCTCGTCGAGAACGCGGCGGCACGCGGCAGGCAACTGCTCGACGGCGCCAAGGCGGTCGGCGAGAAGACGCCGGGCATCGGCGACGTGCGGGGCCTGGGCCTGCTCGTCGGGTCGGAGTTCGTCACCCCCGACGGCAAGCCGGACGGCGCCACCGCCCAGGCCGTGCAGAAGACCGCGGCCGAGAAGGGCCTGCTCCTCCTCACCTGCGGAGCGTTCATGAACGTCGTGCGCATGATCCCGCCGCTGGTCGTGACCTCCGAGCAGGTCGACGAGGCGCTGGAGATCTGGGCCGACACGGTCGCCTCGGTCACCGGCGACGCCTGA
- a CDS encoding tartrate dehydrogenase, with amino-acid sequence MRTYEIAAIPGDGIGVDVTAEARKVLDVAAAEHGFELRWTEFDYSCERYSATGEMMPEDGVATLAGFDSILLGAVGFPGVPDHVSLWGLLIPLRRAFSQYVNLRPVRLLPGTTSVLADRTADELEMVIVRENSEGEYSTLGGRHNEGRPDEFVLQESVFTRVGVERIIRYAFELARTRSRRVCSATKSNGIIHTMPFWDEIFELVAAEYPDVEAEQCHIDALAARMVQQPDRLDVIVASNLFGDILSDLAAAVTGGLGMAPSGNINPERTHPSMFEAVHGSAPDIAGKGIANPVAQILAAAMMLDHLGETTAARAVDAAVEKVLAEGKVATPDLGGKATTEQLGTAIAEAV; translated from the coding sequence ATGAGGACCTACGAGATCGCCGCCATCCCCGGCGACGGAATCGGTGTGGACGTCACCGCCGAGGCCCGCAAGGTGCTCGACGTCGCCGCGGCCGAGCACGGCTTCGAGCTGCGGTGGACGGAGTTCGACTACAGCTGCGAGCGCTACAGTGCCACGGGCGAGATGATGCCCGAGGACGGCGTGGCGACGTTGGCCGGCTTCGACTCGATCCTGCTGGGCGCGGTCGGGTTCCCCGGCGTGCCCGACCACGTGTCGCTTTGGGGGCTGCTGATTCCGCTGCGGCGCGCGTTCTCGCAGTACGTCAACCTCCGGCCGGTGCGGCTGCTACCCGGAACCACGTCGGTGCTGGCCGACCGCACGGCCGACGAGCTGGAGATGGTGATCGTCCGCGAGAACTCCGAGGGCGAGTACTCCACGCTCGGGGGCAGGCACAACGAGGGCCGGCCCGACGAGTTCGTGCTCCAGGAGTCGGTGTTCACCCGCGTCGGGGTGGAACGCATCATCCGGTACGCGTTCGAGCTGGCACGCACCCGCTCGCGGCGCGTTTGCTCGGCCACGAAGTCGAACGGCATCATCCACACGATGCCGTTCTGGGACGAGATTTTCGAGCTCGTCGCCGCCGAGTACCCGGACGTGGAGGCCGAGCAGTGTCACATCGACGCGCTCGCCGCCAGGATGGTGCAGCAGCCCGACAGGCTCGACGTGATCGTGGCGTCCAACCTGTTCGGCGACATCCTGAGCGACCTCGCCGCGGCCGTGACCGGTGGCCTGGGCATGGCGCCGTCCGGCAACATCAACCCGGAACGCACGCACCCGTCGATGTTCGAGGCCGTGCACGGCAGCGCCCCTGACATCGCGGGCAAGGGCATCGCCAATCCCGTGGCCCAGATCCTCGCCGCCGCGATGATGCTCGACCACCTCGGCGAGACCACCGCGGCGCGGGCGGTCGACGCCGCCGTGGAGAAGGTGTTGGCCGAGGGGAAGGTGGCCACTCCCGACCTCGGGGGCAAGGCGACGACGGAGCAGCTCGGCACGGCGATCGCCGAGGCGGTCTGA
- a CDS encoding cation-translocating P-type ATPase — translation MNLLGLPIPGPLSLVGTAIGTVRGVASLAATSRRYVRTSPGRLFIEVHGVQGKDRGKVARRIEEAVEAHPQVVWARVNGPTSRLVVTVADPPPRRREIVELVRRAESLPVSTEDEAVEDEAHHPAEGVRGTGVLPTLAVDMLGLVVSAITRLGRWAPLPPEVSGLLSAVDHHPALKEWIRPRSLGPTRGESRMAMAGALAQGLAAGNEGILVDLVQRAGEWQEARAVERAWLAVEDRVVTGPESVAAKARPSARPAPAPEGVAERYHRKALGLGAVAGVSAVPFLGARKALALGLATLPKPVEVARSAFGTALGTAIARRGAIVMERTALRRLDTIDAVVVDMKGLSTGVLALSALVPVGDVDRKTVAEVAWRLFSATGPDGTAEEGEWWLGPLDGRELEGPHGDKESATVRRQGASQVLGLGQGRKLRAVAGLHPESMPNTELLTVAARRSGLPVYETDDPRATVRELQERGHRVLVVSNSRRALSAADCGVGVYVKGERPPWGAHVLVGTDLVTASVLVEAVGAMKRVTAHSIRIAQAASGVGAVSVLRGGVMNPTTRALRPVNAGAAIALFNARRQAMRLREPSRTEGLGVGGRAEPWHMMPVSVVRAQLGCGEGGLSGGEVARRAAAKSARRVGGTTLGSAFVAELANPLTPVMAGGAAVAAAVGSPADAALVVAVVGLSALIGSLQQVRAEKELAELLRRSAVSATVVRDGEERVVTAEELVPGDLVTLTAGDVVPADCRLVDSHGLELDESSLTGESLPVAKDPAPVVASHVAERSSMVYEGTTVAAGRATAVVVAVGNDTEAGRSMAIAREGAPTTGVESRLTELTEKSLPFAAGSAAAVAGVGLLRRVPLRDSLSTAVNLAVAAVPEGLPFMVGAAQLAAARRLAEHRALVRNPRSIEALGRVDVLCFDKTGTLTEGRLTVSEVDDGHTRSAMDVPERLRPVLAAALRATPHADELDTLPHATDRAVAEAGVRLGLTTATGAAGWEEVAAMPFESSRGLHATIGRTRDGLLLSVKGAPEEVLSRCDLGGRARKRLTGRLRSLAESGHRVLAVAERFLNEPIDLRDPDSVRGLTFRGFLAIADPVRDSAAPAAARLRDAGVQIVMLTGDHPVTGGAIAAEINGHNDLKIVTGAELDELDEDELRELLPHVDVIARCTPAHKVRIVQAYRALGRTVAMTGDGANDAPAIRLADVGIALGERGTPAARAAADLVVTDDKLETIIAALVEGRAMWASVRLALGVLLGGNLGEIAFTVLGALVTGRSPLGARQLLLVNMLTDLVPSMAIALRRPDDTSVENSLREGPESSLGRRLYRDIGVRAGTTAAGATAAWTLARLTGRRRRAGTVALAALVGTQLGQTLLVGRRNPSVVASGLGSAAVLAAVIQTPGLSQFFGCTPLGPVGWGIALGSATAATAAAALADLG, via the coding sequence ATGAACCTGCTCGGGCTTCCGATACCGGGTCCGTTGTCCCTCGTCGGGACCGCCATCGGCACCGTCCGGGGAGTGGCTTCACTGGCCGCCACGTCGCGGCGCTACGTCAGGACCAGCCCCGGCCGGTTGTTCATCGAGGTGCACGGAGTACAGGGCAAGGACCGGGGCAAGGTGGCCCGTCGGATCGAGGAGGCCGTCGAGGCGCATCCGCAGGTGGTGTGGGCGAGGGTCAACGGGCCGACGTCGCGGCTCGTCGTCACTGTCGCCGACCCACCTCCTCGCCGACGTGAGATCGTCGAGCTCGTCAGGCGCGCGGAGTCCCTGCCGGTGTCGACCGAGGACGAAGCCGTCGAGGACGAGGCGCACCACCCGGCAGAAGGGGTCAGGGGGACCGGGGTGCTGCCGACACTCGCCGTCGACATGCTCGGACTCGTCGTCTCCGCCATCACCCGGCTCGGGAGGTGGGCGCCCCTCCCGCCGGAGGTGAGCGGGTTGCTGTCCGCCGTCGACCACCATCCCGCGTTGAAGGAATGGATCCGGCCCCGCTCCCTCGGGCCCACTCGCGGCGAGTCCCGGATGGCGATGGCCGGAGCGCTCGCGCAGGGACTCGCGGCGGGCAACGAGGGCATCCTGGTGGACCTCGTACAGCGAGCCGGGGAGTGGCAGGAAGCCCGCGCCGTCGAACGCGCGTGGTTGGCCGTCGAGGACCGGGTGGTGACGGGCCCGGAGTCCGTCGCCGCGAAGGCGAGACCCAGCGCGAGGCCCGCTCCCGCGCCGGAGGGCGTGGCCGAGCGTTATCACCGCAAGGCGTTGGGACTCGGCGCCGTGGCGGGTGTGTCGGCGGTGCCGTTCCTGGGGGCGCGGAAGGCGCTCGCGCTCGGGTTGGCGACGTTGCCCAAACCCGTGGAGGTGGCCAGGTCGGCGTTCGGGACCGCCCTGGGCACGGCGATCGCGCGGCGTGGCGCGATCGTCATGGAGCGCACGGCACTGCGCAGGCTGGACACCATCGACGCCGTCGTGGTGGACATGAAGGGCTTGAGCACGGGGGTCCTCGCGCTCTCCGCGCTCGTACCGGTGGGGGACGTCGACAGGAAGACGGTCGCGGAGGTGGCGTGGCGGCTGTTCTCCGCCACCGGGCCCGACGGCACGGCCGAGGAGGGCGAGTGGTGGCTCGGACCGCTCGACGGTCGGGAACTCGAAGGTCCGCACGGTGACAAGGAGAGCGCCACGGTGCGCCGTCAGGGGGCCAGCCAGGTGCTGGGCTTGGGACAGGGGCGCAAGTTGCGGGCCGTGGCCGGGTTGCATCCGGAGTCGATGCCGAACACGGAGCTGCTCACCGTGGCCGCGCGGCGCAGCGGACTGCCCGTGTACGAGACCGACGACCCCCGCGCCACCGTGCGCGAGTTGCAGGAGCGCGGACACCGGGTGTTGGTGGTCTCCAACTCGCGGCGAGCGCTGAGCGCGGCCGACTGCGGGGTGGGGGTGTACGTCAAGGGGGAGCGCCCGCCGTGGGGAGCCCACGTGCTGGTGGGGACCGACCTCGTCACCGCGTCCGTGCTGGTCGAGGCGGTGGGTGCGATGAAGCGGGTGACCGCCCACAGCATCCGGATCGCCCAGGCGGCGTCCGGGGTGGGGGCGGTCTCCGTGCTGAGAGGTGGGGTCATGAACCCGACCACCCGCGCGTTGCGCCCGGTCAACGCGGGCGCCGCCATCGCGTTGTTCAACGCGCGTCGGCAGGCCATGCGGTTGCGGGAACCGAGCAGGACGGAGGGGCTCGGAGTCGGGGGCAGGGCCGAACCGTGGCACATGATGCCCGTCTCCGTGGTGCGCGCCCAGCTCGGTTGCGGCGAGGGCGGTTTGAGCGGCGGGGAAGTGGCGCGCAGGGCCGCCGCGAAGAGTGCGAGGCGGGTGGGGGGTACGACGCTGGGAAGCGCGTTCGTGGCCGAGCTGGCCAATCCGCTCACCCCCGTCATGGCCGGGGGAGCGGCGGTGGCTGCCGCCGTGGGCTCCCCGGCGGACGCCGCGCTCGTGGTGGCCGTGGTCGGGCTCTCGGCGTTGATAGGCAGTCTGCAACAGGTCCGTGCCGAGAAGGAGCTGGCCGAGTTGCTGCGCCGTTCCGCCGTGAGCGCCACGGTCGTGCGCGACGGCGAGGAGCGCGTGGTCACCGCCGAGGAACTCGTTCCCGGCGATTTGGTGACGTTGACGGCGGGGGACGTGGTGCCCGCGGACTGCAGGCTCGTGGACTCGCACGGGCTGGAGCTGGACGAGTCATCGTTGACCGGGGAGTCGCTGCCCGTGGCCAAGGACCCCGCTCCCGTGGTGGCCTCCCACGTCGCGGAGCGTTCCTCGATGGTGTACGAGGGCACGACCGTCGCCGCGGGACGGGCGACCGCCGTGGTCGTGGCCGTCGGCAACGACACCGAGGCGGGACGCAGCATGGCGATCGCGCGCGAGGGCGCGCCCACCACGGGGGTGGAGTCGCGGCTGACCGAGCTGACCGAGAAGAGCCTTCCGTTCGCGGCGGGCTCGGCGGCGGCGGTGGCGGGAGTCGGGCTGCTGCGTAGGGTGCCGTTGCGCGACAGCCTGAGCACCGCGGTGAACCTGGCCGTCGCGGCGGTCCCGGAGGGACTGCCCTTCATGGTGGGCGCGGCGCAACTGGCCGCGGCCCGGAGGCTGGCCGAGCATCGTGCCCTGGTACGCAATCCCCGCAGCATCGAGGCACTCGGGCGCGTCGACGTGCTGTGCTTCGACAAGACGGGAACCCTCACGGAGGGGCGGCTCACCGTCAGCGAGGTCGACGACGGGCACACCCGGTCCGCGATGGACGTACCGGAGAGGTTGCGACCCGTGCTCGCGGCGGCGTTGCGAGCCACCCCGCACGCCGACGAACTCGACACGCTCCCGCACGCCACCGACAGGGCGGTCGCCGAAGCCGGGGTGAGGCTGGGACTGACCACCGCCACCGGCGCGGCCGGCTGGGAGGAGGTCGCGGCGATGCCGTTCGAGTCCTCCCGTGGTCTCCACGCGACCATCGGGCGGACGCGGGACGGCCTTCTGCTCAGTGTTAAGGGAGCTCCCGAGGAGGTCCTGTCCCGGTGCGACCTCGGCGGGAGGGCCCGGAAACGGCTCACGGGCCGACTGCGATCCCTGGCCGAGTCGGGTCACCGTGTGCTCGCGGTGGCCGAGCGGTTCCTCAACGAACCAATCGACCTGCGGGACCCCGATTCGGTCCGCGGCCTGACGTTCCGAGGTTTCCTCGCGATCGCCGACCCGGTGCGGGACAGCGCGGCGCCCGCCGCGGCCCGGCTCCGGGACGCGGGCGTGCAGATCGTGATGCTGACCGGCGATCACCCCGTGACGGGCGGGGCCATCGCCGCGGAGATCAACGGCCACAACGATCTGAAGATCGTCACGGGGGCGGAGCTCGACGAGCTCGACGAGGACGAGCTGCGTGAGCTGTTGCCCCACGTCGACGTCATCGCGCGCTGCACGCCCGCGCACAAGGTGCGGATCGTCCAGGCGTACCGCGCGCTGGGCAGGACGGTGGCGATGACGGGGGACGGGGCCAACGACGCGCCCGCCATTCGGCTGGCCGACGTCGGGATCGCCCTGGGTGAGCGCGGCACGCCCGCCGCGCGAGCCGCCGCCGACCTCGTCGTCACCGACGACAAACTCGAAACGATCATCGCCGCGCTGGTGGAGGGGCGCGCGATGTGGGCGTCGGTGCGGCTGGCGCTCGGCGTGCTGCTCGGCGGAAATCTCGGGGAGATCGCGTTCACCGTCCTGGGCGCGCTCGTGACGGGCCGCTCGCCGCTCGGGGCTCGCCAGTTGCTGCTGGTGAACATGCTCACCGATCTGGTGCCGTCGATGGCGATCGCGCTGCGTCGCCCCGACGACACGAGCGTGGAGAACTCCCTGCGCGAGGGTCCGGAGAGTTCCCTGGGCAGACGGCTCTACCGGGACATCGGGGTGCGCGCGGGCACGACCGCGGCCGGGGCGACGGCCGCGTGGACGCTGGCCAGGCTCACCGGGCGGCGGCGGAGGGCGGGCACCGTGGCGCTCGCCGCGCTCGTGGGCACCCAGCTCGGGCAGACGTTGCTCGTCGGCCGCCGCAACCCGTCGGTGGTCGCGAGCGGCCTCGGCTCTGCGGCCGTGCTGGCCGCGGTGATCCAGACGCCGGGGCTGAGCCAGTTCTTCGGTTGCACCCCGCTGGGGCCGGTGGGCTGGGGTATCGCCTTGGGCAGCGCGACCGCCGCGACGGCGGCCGCCGCGCTCGCGGATCTCGGTTAG
- a CDS encoding NAD-dependent succinate-semialdehyde dehydrogenase — translation MSTVTESSVVEAVTKELFIGGKWTPATSGATFPVHDPATGKVLCEVADASVSDGMAALDAAVSAQKEWAAHPPRERGEILRRAYDALLARREELALLMTLEMGKPLAESRGEIAYAAEFFRWFAEEAVRIDGGYAVAPNGSGRLLVTKQPVGPSLLITPWNFPMAMGTRKIGPAVAAGCTMVIKPAEQTPLSMLALAQILADAGLPDGVLNVITTSDAGGVMEPLIRDGRARKLSFTGSTAVGRILLEQCADKVLRTSMELGGNAPFLVFDDADLDAAVEGAMQAKMRNIGEACTAANRFYVQRGVADEFARRLTERMSALSIGRGTEEGVVVGPLIDSAAVSKVAELVADATERGAEVLTGGEPVAGPGNFYRPTVLTGVPADARICREEIFGPVAPITVFDTEDEALAAANDTEYGLVGYVYTNDVKRALRVSERLETGMVGLNQGIVSNPAAPFGGVKQSGLGREGGTVGIEEFLETKYIAVSL, via the coding sequence ATGAGCACGGTGACCGAGTCGAGTGTGGTGGAAGCCGTCACCAAGGAGTTGTTCATCGGTGGCAAGTGGACCCCCGCCACCAGTGGCGCGACGTTTCCCGTGCACGACCCGGCCACGGGGAAGGTGCTCTGCGAGGTGGCCGACGCGTCCGTCTCGGACGGCATGGCCGCCCTGGACGCCGCCGTCTCGGCGCAAAAGGAGTGGGCGGCGCACCCCCCGAGGGAGCGCGGGGAGATCCTGCGCAGGGCCTACGACGCCCTTCTCGCGCGCAGGGAGGAGCTGGCCCTGCTGATGACGCTGGAGATGGGCAAGCCGCTGGCGGAGTCCCGCGGCGAGATCGCCTACGCCGCGGAGTTCTTCCGTTGGTTCGCCGAGGAAGCGGTGCGCATCGACGGCGGGTACGCCGTCGCGCCGAACGGTAGTGGCCGCCTGCTCGTCACCAAGCAGCCCGTGGGGCCGTCGCTGCTCATCACGCCGTGGAACTTCCCGATGGCGATGGGCACGCGCAAGATCGGCCCGGCCGTGGCGGCGGGCTGCACGATGGTCATCAAACCCGCCGAGCAGACGCCGTTGTCGATGCTGGCGTTGGCGCAGATCCTCGCCGACGCGGGACTGCCCGACGGTGTCCTCAACGTCATCACCACCTCCGACGCCGGTGGCGTGATGGAGCCGCTCATTCGCGACGGCAGGGCTCGCAAGCTGTCGTTCACCGGCTCGACGGCGGTCGGCAGGATTTTGCTGGAGCAGTGCGCCGACAAGGTCCTGCGCACGTCGATGGAGCTGGGCGGCAACGCGCCGTTTTTGGTGTTCGACGACGCCGACCTCGACGCCGCGGTGGAAGGCGCCATGCAGGCCAAGATGCGCAACATCGGGGAGGCGTGCACGGCGGCCAACCGTTTCTACGTGCAGCGTGGCGTGGCCGACGAGTTCGCCCGCAGGCTCACCGAGCGTATGTCCGCGCTGTCCATCGGCCGCGGCACGGAGGAGGGGGTCGTGGTCGGTCCCCTGATCGACTCCGCCGCCGTGTCCAAGGTCGCGGAACTCGTCGCGGACGCCACCGAACGCGGGGCCGAGGTGCTCACCGGCGGCGAGCCCGTGGCCGGGCCGGGGAACTTCTACCGGCCGACCGTGCTCACCGGTGTGCCCGCCGACGCGCGCATCTGCCGCGAGGAGATCTTCGGCCCCGTCGCTCCGATCACGGTGTTCGACACCGAGGACGAGGCCCTGGCCGCCGCCAACGACACCGAGTACGGGCTCGTCGGGTACGTGTACACCAACGACGTCAAGCGCGCCCTGCGGGTCAGCGAGCGGTTGGAGACCGGCATGGTGGGCCTGAACCAGGGCATCGTGTCGAATCCCGCCGCGCCGTTCGGAGGCGTCAAGCAGTCCGGGCTCGGCCGGGAGGGCGGAACCGTCGGCATAGAGGAGTTCCTGGAGACCAAGTACATCGCGGTGAGCCTGTGA
- a CDS encoding FAD-binding oxidoreductase, translating to MSDVAQRLAEIVGADNVVSGDAVGDDYSGDEALVGDKVRPAHVVKPGTAEEVAAVLRLATEESVPVTARGSGTGLSGAARPLAGGMVVSFERMDAILDIDTVNHVAVVQPGVTLSDLDSATAEVGLGYTVYPGEMSASVGGNVGTNAGGMRAVKYGVARNNILGLQAALPTGELIRTGGRTVKTSTGYDLTQLIIGSEGTLALATEVIVKLHPRLPHGATVLAPFPTLDTVMNAVPRVVASGLAPHILEYIDALTMAAITHTSQLSLGVPDDVRDASQAYLVVGLENHDADRLSGDVETLGELLTELGAPDSYVLEGPSARKLIEAREKAFWTAKAAGADEVIDVVVPRSALPAFLSEAQAAAARTESGVVGCGHAGDGNVHLAVFQKDPDKRARLLHEIFAAGMELGGAISGEHGIGRAKKDHFLRLEDPVKIELMSRVKRAFDPAGILNPGVLFGRED from the coding sequence ATGAGCGACGTAGCGCAGCGGCTGGCCGAGATCGTCGGCGCCGACAATGTGGTGAGTGGGGACGCCGTCGGCGACGACTACTCCGGAGACGAAGCGCTCGTCGGAGATAAGGTCCGGCCCGCTCACGTGGTGAAACCCGGAACCGCCGAAGAAGTCGCCGCCGTGCTGCGGCTGGCCACCGAGGAATCGGTGCCCGTGACGGCGCGAGGTTCGGGCACCGGGCTTTCCGGCGCGGCACGCCCCCTCGCCGGGGGCATGGTCGTCTCCTTCGAGCGCATGGACGCGATCCTCGACATCGACACGGTCAACCATGTCGCCGTGGTGCAACCCGGCGTCACCTTGTCCGATCTGGACAGTGCCACCGCCGAGGTGGGGCTCGGCTACACCGTCTATCCCGGCGAGATGAGCGCGAGCGTTGGCGGCAACGTCGGCACGAACGCGGGTGGCATGCGCGCCGTGAAGTACGGCGTCGCCCGCAACAACATCCTCGGTCTTCAGGCGGCACTACCGACGGGTGAGCTCATCCGTACCGGAGGACGCACCGTCAAGACCTCCACCGGTTACGACCTCACCCAGCTCATCATCGGTTCGGAGGGCACCCTCGCCCTCGCCACCGAGGTGATCGTCAAGCTGCACCCGCGCCTCCCCCACGGCGCGACGGTGCTCGCGCCCTTCCCCACGCTCGACACGGTGATGAACGCGGTGCCACGCGTCGTGGCCAGTGGTCTCGCGCCACACATCCTCGAATACATCGACGCCCTCACGATGGCGGCCATCACCCACACCTCGCAGTTGTCGCTCGGTGTTCCCGACGACGTCCGCGACGCCTCGCAGGCTTACCTCGTCGTGGGCCTGGAGAACCACGACGCCGACCGACTCTCGGGCGACGTCGAGACCCTCGGGGAACTGCTCACCGAACTCGGCGCCCCGGACAGCTACGTGCTCGAAGGGCCCTCCGCGCGCAAACTCATCGAGGCGCGCGAGAAGGCGTTCTGGACCGCCAAGGCCGCGGGCGCCGACGAGGTGATCGACGTCGTGGTGCCGCGCTCGGCGCTCCCGGCGTTCCTCTCCGAGGCGCAGGCCGCGGCCGCGCGCACGGAATCGGGCGTGGTCGGCTGTGGACACGCGGGGGATGGCAACGTCCACCTCGCCGTGTTCCAGAAGGACCCCGACAAGCGCGCACGGCTGCTGCACGAGATCTTCGCGGCCGGGATGGAACTCGGTGGGGCCATCTCCGGCGAGCACGGCATCGGGCGCGCGAAGAAGGACCACTTCCTCCGGTTGGAGGACCCAGTCAAGATCGAACTGATGAGCCGAGTGAAGCGGGCGTTCGACCCCGCCGGGATCCTGAACCCCGGTGTGCTCTTCGGCCGGGAGGATTGA